A stretch of the Camarhynchus parvulus chromosome 4, STF_HiC, whole genome shotgun sequence genome encodes the following:
- the VPS37A gene encoding vacuolar protein sorting-associated protein 37A — protein sequence MNWLFPLAKGGAASASAAPPARTGLQQQRQRQVESLRAAHASIAEIQKDVEYRLPFTVNNLTININILLPPQFPQEKPVISVFPPVRHHLVDKQGVYVTGPLISNFTMHSDLGKIIQSLLDEFWKNPPVLAPSSTSFPYLFNKPAGMPPFAPQGFPFLPPYPPQETNRTMAPMPISESVSSNYTTDKPAAPSYGLIADLPLPVPTAEAVLQVGQNGFTYKMPDVPDTFPELSELSISQLTSMNEQEEVLLEQFVTLPQLKQVITDRDELVKSIEELAKKNLLLEPSLEAKRQTVLDKYEQLTQMKAAFEKKMQRQHELNESCSPSALQARLKVAAHEAEEESDTIAEDFLEGKTEIDDFLSSFMEKRTLCHCRRAKEEKLQQAIAMHSQFHAPL from the exons ATGAACTGGCTGTTCCCGCTAGCCAAGGGCGGCGCCGCCTCCGCctccgccgcgccgcccgcgcGCACcggcctccagcagcagcggcagcgccaGGTCGAGTCCCTGCGCGCCGCGCACGCCTC cattgcagaaatacagaaagatgTGGAATATCGGCTGCCATTCACTGTAAACAACTTGACAATTAACATTAACAT TTTGCTTCCACCTCAGTTTCCTCAGGAAAAGCCAGTCATCAGTGTTTTCCCACCTGTGAGACATCATTTAGTGGACAAGCAGGGGGTATATGTGACCGGTCCATTAATAAGTAAT TTTACAATGCATTCAGATCTTGGAAAAATTATTCAGAGTTTACTGGATGAGTTTTGGAAGAATCCTCCGGTTCTAGCTCCTAGCTCAACATCATTTCCATA ccTTTTCAACAAACCAGCTGGAATGCCTCCTTTTGCTCCTCAGGGGTTTCCATTTCTCCCTCCATATCCACCtcaagaaacaaacagaacaatGGCACCCATGCCCATTTCTGAATCAGTTTCTTCAAACTACACTACGGACAAGCCTGCTGCTCCCTCGTATGGCTTGATTGCTGATCTGCCGCTGCCTGTTCCCACAGCAGAAGCGGTGCTGCAG GTTGGCCAGAACGGATTTACATACAAGATGCCTGATGTTCCTGATACTTTTCCAGAACTCTCAGAACTAAG TATATCACAGCTAACCAGTATGAATGAGCAAGAGGAGGTGTTACTGGAACAGTTTGTGACTCTTCCGCAGCTGAAGCAAGTCATTACTGATAGAGATGAGTTAGTGAAAAGCATTGAAGAGCTGGCAA aaaaaaacttgtTGCTGGAGCCTAGTCTTGAAGCAAAAAGACAGACAGTGTTGGATAAA TATGAGCAACTCACGCAAATGAAAGCAGCCTTTgaaaaaaagatgcaaagaCAGCATGAACTTAATGAG agTTGCAGTCCAAGTGCTCTGCAGGCCAGACTTAAAGTTGCTGCTCATGAAGCTGAAGAGGAGTCTGATACTATTGCAGAAGACTTCTTGGAAGGCAAAACAGAGATAGATGACTTTCTTAGTAGTTTCATGGAAAAGAGAACG CTCTGCCACTGCAGACGAGCCAAAGAGGAGAAACTTCAACAGGCAATAGCCATGCACAGCCAATTTCATGCTCCGCTATAG